The proteins below come from a single Mycobacterium parmense genomic window:
- a CDS encoding heavy metal-binding domain-containing protein has translation MQPNPLDPVASERLSHAGKVFTSDLSINEFALLHAAGFEPIELVMGVSVYHVGYQFTGIKQQSELPVLTDATYRARWNAMSRMQAEADSLGADGVVGVRLEWRHQGEGGEHLEFIAVGTAVRYTEKPGAYRRPNGQAFTSHLSGQEMTTLLRSGYTPVAFVMGNCVFHIAVQGFLRTLSQVGRNAEMPQWTQGSYQARELAMSRMQSEAERDGGNGVVGVHFAISNYAWGPHTVEFYAAGTAVRRTGDAQTLTPSFVLPMSD, from the coding sequence ATGCAACCGAACCCGCTCGACCCAGTTGCCAGCGAACGGCTGTCACACGCCGGCAAAGTCTTCACCTCGGATCTGTCCATCAACGAGTTCGCCCTGCTTCACGCTGCCGGATTCGAACCGATCGAGCTGGTGATGGGCGTTTCGGTCTATCACGTGGGCTATCAGTTCACCGGCATCAAACAGCAGTCGGAGTTGCCCGTGCTGACCGACGCGACCTATCGCGCGCGCTGGAACGCGATGTCACGGATGCAGGCCGAGGCCGACTCGCTGGGCGCCGACGGGGTGGTCGGCGTCCGCCTCGAGTGGCGGCACCAGGGCGAGGGCGGCGAGCATCTCGAGTTCATCGCCGTGGGCACGGCGGTTCGCTACACCGAGAAACCGGGGGCCTACCGGCGGCCCAACGGGCAGGCGTTCACCAGCCATCTGTCCGGTCAGGAGATGACCACCCTACTGCGCTCCGGCTACACACCGGTCGCATTCGTCATGGGCAACTGCGTGTTCCACATCGCCGTGCAGGGATTTCTCCGGACGCTGAGCCAGGTCGGGCGCAACGCGGAGATGCCGCAATGGACCCAGGGCAGTTACCAGGCCCGGGAGCTGGCGATGTCGCGTATGCAAAGTGAGGCGGAGCGCGACGGTGGAAACGGCGTCGTGGGTGTGCATTTCGCCATCTCGAATTACGCGTGGGGGCCCCACACGGTCGAGTTCTACGCGGCGGGCACGGCCGTGCGGCGCACCGGCGACGCCCAGACGCTGACGCCGTCGTTCGTTCTGCCGATGAGCGATTGA
- a CDS encoding DUF2231 domain-containing protein, whose product MDVINGLPAHALLLHAVVVLVPLTALLEILCGLWPAARRGQLLWLTLVLAAVTMVLTPITINAGQWLYDLRAKPSPILNEHAARGSLMVYFAAALLVVAVALAGLRLVERRSDKPRRATQMIVAIVVLAVGISSTIQTYRVGDAGAQSVWGNEIARLQKSH is encoded by the coding sequence ATGGACGTCATCAACGGGCTGCCGGCTCATGCCCTGCTGCTGCACGCCGTCGTGGTGCTGGTGCCGCTGACCGCGCTGCTGGAGATCCTCTGCGGTCTGTGGCCCGCCGCCCGGCGGGGTCAACTGCTTTGGCTCACGCTCGTACTGGCTGCCGTCACAATGGTTTTGACTCCCATCACCATCAATGCCGGGCAATGGCTCTATGACCTGAGGGCCAAACCGAGCCCCATCCTCAACGAACATGCAGCGCGCGGCAGCCTGATGGTCTACTTCGCCGCGGCGCTGCTAGTGGTCGCGGTGGCGCTCGCCGGGCTGCGCCTGGTCGAACGACGGTCGGACAAGCCCCGCCGGGCCACCCAGATGATCGTCGCAATAGTTGTTCTGGCCGTGGGCATCTCGTCCACGATCCAGACTTACCGTGTCGGCGACGCCGGCGCCCAGTCGGTCTGGGGCAACGAGATAGCGCGCCTGCAGAAGTCTCACTGA
- a CDS encoding enoyl-CoA hydratase/isomerase family protein, protein MERRELEAVIYEREPPIARIILNRVDKANTKDAVLVTEVDDCLHEADRDKEIKVVILKANGKGFCGGHVARWAPDENPYPDFGDTFEDLYKGTADLFLWPTLYLWEFPKPTISAIHGYCMGGGIYLGLLTDFCVASEDAYFQMPLAQSLGEPGGHTMIEPWLLMNWHRTMDWLLLAPTLSAQQALDWGLLNRVVPREDLEDVVEEMARKIAQIPLTTLMAVKNNVKRAWELMGMRVHLQVSHILTNMVGAASDVQARRAELMQSGMKPREFVDRDESGSAPT, encoded by the coding sequence ATGGAGCGGCGTGAGCTCGAGGCGGTCATCTACGAACGCGAGCCACCGATCGCGCGGATCATCCTGAACCGGGTCGACAAGGCCAACACCAAGGATGCCGTGCTGGTGACCGAAGTCGACGACTGCCTGCACGAGGCCGATCGCGACAAGGAGATCAAGGTCGTCATCCTCAAGGCCAACGGCAAGGGCTTCTGCGGCGGCCACGTGGCCCGTTGGGCGCCGGACGAAAACCCCTATCCCGACTTCGGAGACACGTTCGAGGATCTCTACAAGGGCACCGCCGATCTCTTCCTGTGGCCGACGCTGTATCTGTGGGAATTTCCCAAACCCACTATTTCCGCGATCCACGGCTACTGCATGGGCGGCGGCATCTATCTCGGGCTGCTGACCGACTTCTGCGTCGCGTCCGAGGACGCGTATTTCCAGATGCCGCTTGCCCAGAGCCTCGGGGAACCCGGCGGGCACACCATGATCGAGCCGTGGTTGCTGATGAACTGGCACCGCACGATGGACTGGCTGCTGCTGGCGCCGACCCTGTCGGCTCAGCAGGCCCTGGACTGGGGACTGCTCAACAGGGTGGTGCCGCGCGAGGACCTCGAGGACGTCGTCGAGGAGATGGCACGCAAGATCGCCCAGATCCCGTTGACCACGTTGATGGCGGTGAAGAACAACGTGAAGCGGGCGTGGGAGCTGATGGGCATGCGAGTTCATCTGCAGGTCAGTCACATTCTGACCAACATGGTGGGTGCGGCCTCCGACGTGCAGGCACGGCGTGCCGAGCTGATGCAATCCGGCATGAAACCGCGCGAATTCGTCGACCGCGACGAATCGGGCTCTGCGCCAACATGA
- a CDS encoding FAD-binding protein, translated as MSTRWDRCVDLLIAGSGGGGMVAALAALDCGLEPLIVEKQSLVGGSTGLSGGIVWLPNNPLMRAEGVADSHEDGMAYLADVVGDIGAPSSLERREMFLSAGYEMITFLQRKGVRLIRCAGWSDYYPNHKGGNASGRAVEGVPFDAAQLGSWSDKVQPPLARNYGYVVLTNELRFIQYFNRAPRAFAVAAKVFLRTAAARVRRRRLLTNGASLIAQMLKALIELGDGQAPLWTDTALEDLVVEEGRVVGARVIRGGVPVNIRARRGILLAAGGFGHNQEMRRRYSGDQPNEGQWSIANAGDTGEVLQTAMRLGAKTDLLDEAWWLPSVFIANGGAAAASLGSGRQRPGAIYVDSTGRRFCNESNSYVEVGKAMYANKAVPCWMIFDEGYVRRYVVTTNPFNRNRHLPPALLDSGAVKREDTVADLARQIGVPAEELTRTVQRFNRFAAKGLDPDFGRGQSAYNDCLGDPGYRPNAALGPLERAPYYATRVLPADVGTCGGVVTNEHAQVLDQHDRVIDGLYATGNTTATVMGRTYPGAGASIAGSMVFGYVAARHAAGRKVAGDH; from the coding sequence GTGAGCACCCGCTGGGACCGCTGTGTCGACCTGCTGATCGCGGGCAGCGGCGGGGGCGGGATGGTCGCCGCGCTGGCCGCGCTGGACTGCGGGCTGGAGCCGCTGATCGTCGAAAAGCAATCGCTCGTCGGTGGTTCCACCGGCCTGTCCGGCGGGATCGTCTGGCTACCGAACAACCCGTTGATGCGCGCCGAGGGTGTCGCCGATTCGCACGAAGACGGGATGGCGTACCTCGCCGACGTGGTCGGCGACATCGGTGCGCCCTCCTCCCTCGAACGCCGGGAGATGTTCCTTTCCGCGGGCTACGAGATGATCACCTTCCTGCAGCGCAAGGGCGTCCGGCTGATCCGCTGCGCGGGCTGGAGCGACTACTACCCGAACCACAAAGGCGGCAACGCCTCGGGGCGCGCGGTCGAGGGAGTTCCCTTCGATGCCGCGCAGCTGGGAAGCTGGAGCGACAAGGTCCAGCCGCCGCTGGCCAGGAACTACGGGTACGTGGTGCTCACCAACGAGTTGCGCTTCATCCAATACTTCAACCGGGCGCCGCGCGCGTTCGCGGTGGCGGCGAAGGTGTTTCTGCGCACGGCGGCGGCGCGCGTCCGCCGGCGCCGGCTGCTGACCAACGGGGCCTCGCTGATCGCCCAGATGCTCAAGGCGCTGATCGAACTCGGCGACGGGCAGGCTCCGCTGTGGACCGACACCGCGCTGGAGGACCTCGTCGTCGAGGAGGGCCGCGTCGTCGGTGCACGCGTGATCCGTGGCGGTGTGCCCGTGAACATCCGGGCGCGCCGCGGAATTCTGTTGGCCGCGGGTGGCTTCGGACACAACCAGGAGATGCGCCGCCGCTACAGCGGCGACCAGCCGAATGAGGGGCAGTGGTCGATCGCCAACGCCGGGGACACCGGCGAGGTGCTGCAGACGGCGATGCGGCTGGGCGCCAAAACCGACCTGCTCGACGAGGCGTGGTGGCTGCCATCGGTTTTCATCGCCAACGGCGGCGCGGCGGCGGCGTCGCTGGGGTCGGGACGCCAGCGTCCCGGCGCCATCTACGTCGACTCGACGGGTCGGCGGTTCTGTAACGAGTCCAACTCCTACGTGGAGGTGGGCAAGGCGATGTATGCCAACAAAGCCGTCCCGTGCTGGATGATCTTCGACGAAGGATACGTGCGTCGATACGTGGTCACTACCAACCCGTTCAACCGGAACCGGCACCTGCCGCCCGCCCTGCTCGACAGCGGGGCGGTCAAACGCGAGGACACCGTCGCGGACCTGGCCCGCCAGATCGGCGTTCCGGCAGAAGAATTGACGCGCACCGTGCAGCGGTTCAACCGGTTCGCCGCCAAGGGGCTCGACCCCGACTTCGGGCGGGGCCAGTCGGCGTACAACGATTGTCTGGGCGACCCCGGCTATCGGCCGAACGCCGCGCTGGGACCGCTGGAGCGCGCGCCGTATTACGCGACCAGGGTGTTACCGGCCGACGTCGGGACCTGCGGCGGCGTGGTCACCAACGAGCATGCCCAGGTCCTGGATCAACACGACCGGGTGATAGACGGCCTCTACGCCACCGGCAACACCACCGCGACGGTGATGGGCCGAACGTATCCTGGCGCCGGCGCGAGCATCGCCGGGTCGATGGTCTTCGGTTACGTCGCCGCGCGTCACGCCGCCGGGCGCAAAGTCGCCGGCGATCATTAG
- a CDS encoding TetR family transcriptional regulator, with product MFTEAVTAERASRSERSVGTREAILAAAELLFAERGMYAVSNRQISEAAGQGNNAAACYHFGSRTDLLRAIESKHRAPIEELRAQMLAAIGDSTELRDWVGALVRPLTDHLAALGTPSWYARFAAQAMADPTYRHVVTKDALASPLLVQTIDGINRCLPDLPRRVRSERMVMVRNLLMHTCAEHESALADHGPRSRSAWPVAGEGLIDAIVGLWRAPVHVSAAG from the coding sequence GTGTTCACTGAGGCGGTGACAGCCGAGCGAGCCAGTCGTTCCGAGAGGTCGGTGGGCACCCGCGAGGCGATCCTGGCGGCTGCCGAGCTGTTGTTCGCCGAGCGCGGCATGTATGCCGTGTCCAACCGGCAGATCAGCGAGGCCGCCGGACAGGGAAACAACGCCGCGGCCTGTTATCACTTCGGCAGCCGGACCGACCTGCTGCGGGCGATCGAAAGCAAACACCGCGCGCCCATCGAGGAACTACGGGCGCAGATGCTGGCGGCCATCGGTGATTCGACCGAATTGCGCGACTGGGTGGGAGCGCTGGTGCGGCCGCTGACGGATCATCTTGCCGCCCTGGGCACGCCGAGTTGGTACGCGCGATTCGCCGCGCAGGCCATGGCCGACCCGACCTATCGCCACGTGGTCACCAAAGACGCGCTGGCCTCGCCACTGCTGGTGCAGACGATCGACGGCATCAATCGCTGCCTCCCGGACCTGCCCCGGCGGGTGCGATCGGAGCGAATGGTGATGGTGCGCAATCTGCTCATGCACACCTGCGCCGAGCACGAGAGCGCACTGGCCGACCACGGCCCACGGTCGCGGTCGGCATGGCCGGTGGCGGGCGAGGGGCTGATCGACGCGATCGTCGGGCTGTGGCGCGCGCCCGTCCATGTCAGCGCCGCCGGTTGA
- a CDS encoding DUF4344 domain-containing metallopeptidase, producing the protein MGTLRAGLAATLVVVAAAGCGRTAGPQADTKRSAEPTAETSSAPPPPASGRVKIRYEDALTPEAQRGRQIMQDAKVLEDLEQHIEDTLVLPSDLGVVGKQCNTNNDFYDPPTNEIQLCYEAREHAEQLSAASGNPDPATPAVDEAISAAYHELGHATLAIYDLAFTGREEDVADQLSAFMLLTPGADGQPYPNGVRIATDTAQEWKLSAKESGDANDLPFWDGHSMDLTRMYNWECWIYGSNPTANTAIVTSGDLPQDRAELCEDEFDKMQKGWQQLLGSHLRRPS; encoded by the coding sequence GTGGGAACACTCAGGGCGGGATTGGCGGCGACGCTCGTGGTGGTGGCCGCTGCGGGATGCGGCCGGACCGCCGGCCCGCAGGCCGACACCAAACGCAGCGCGGAGCCGACGGCCGAAACCTCGTCGGCGCCCCCGCCGCCGGCCTCCGGACGGGTGAAGATCCGCTACGAGGATGCGCTGACGCCGGAGGCGCAGCGCGGTCGCCAGATCATGCAGGACGCCAAGGTGCTCGAGGACCTCGAGCAGCACATCGAAGACACGCTGGTGTTGCCGTCGGACCTGGGAGTGGTCGGCAAGCAGTGCAACACCAACAACGACTTCTACGACCCGCCCACCAACGAGATACAGCTGTGCTACGAGGCGAGGGAGCACGCCGAGCAGCTGTCGGCGGCCAGCGGCAATCCCGATCCGGCGACTCCCGCAGTCGACGAGGCGATCTCGGCGGCCTACCACGAGCTCGGCCATGCCACGCTCGCGATCTATGACCTCGCCTTCACAGGACGTGAGGAGGACGTGGCCGACCAGCTGTCGGCCTTCATGCTGCTCACCCCGGGCGCCGACGGGCAGCCCTATCCCAACGGCGTCCGCATCGCGACCGACACCGCCCAGGAGTGGAAGCTCAGCGCCAAGGAGTCCGGCGACGCGAACGACCTGCCCTTCTGGGACGGCCACTCCATGGACCTGACGCGGATGTACAACTGGGAATGCTGGATCTACGGTTCCAACCCGACGGCGAACACCGCCATCGTGACGTCCGGCGACCTGCCGCAGGACCGAGCCGAACTGTGCGAGGACGAGTTCGACAAGATGCAGAAGGGGTGGCAGCAGCTGCTGGGGTCACATCTGCGCAGGCCCAGCTGA
- a CDS encoding TetR/AcrR family transcriptional regulator produces the protein MSKDTAARPVVPDGAAAGTARRTDRRPGETIRKVLDAGLAELRESSYANLTMRAVATRAGVSPASAYTYFPSKSALVAAVYLRFLRDLPRHVDVNDTTKTRVSATLRDMAVVVADEPELTAACGAALMADDPAVKPLREQIGEEVSRRIGAALGPGWPRAVKSTLQMTFAGALMTARFVTFNEIAGQLDEAVNLILGASVA, from the coding sequence GTGTCCAAAGATACGGCCGCCCGGCCCGTCGTTCCCGACGGCGCCGCCGCCGGGACGGCGCGCCGGACCGACCGCCGGCCGGGTGAGACGATCCGCAAAGTCCTCGACGCCGGTCTGGCGGAGTTGCGGGAATCGTCCTACGCCAACCTGACGATGCGCGCCGTGGCCACCCGCGCCGGGGTGTCACCGGCCAGCGCCTACACCTACTTCCCGTCCAAGAGCGCTCTGGTAGCGGCGGTCTACCTGCGCTTCCTGCGCGACCTGCCGCGCCACGTCGACGTCAACGACACCACCAAGACCAGGGTCAGCGCGACGCTGCGCGACATGGCCGTCGTCGTCGCCGACGAACCCGAACTGACCGCCGCCTGCGGGGCGGCCCTGATGGCCGACGACCCCGCGGTCAAGCCGCTGCGGGAACAGATCGGCGAGGAGGTGTCCCGGCGGATCGGGGCCGCGCTGGGCCCCGGTTGGCCTCGCGCGGTGAAGTCCACCCTGCAGATGACGTTCGCCGGTGCCCTGATGACCGCGCGCTTCGTCACCTTCAACGAGATCGCGGGGCAACTCGACGAGGCGGTCAACCTCATCCTCGGCGCGTCTGTGGCCTGA
- a CDS encoding SigB/SigF/SigG family RNA polymerase sigma factor gives MTAPVTAPTTVRQPVAGRRSDDSYDDVVEMFVALRHMPAESHEYGRQRELIVQRCLPLADHVASHFARRGEGIDDLTQVARLGLMNAINRFDPDKGPSFIGFAVPTMMGEVRRYFRDYSWGMRVPRRLRELHVQISRITGELAQKLGRAPTAGELSQALEVPHEEIVECLVAGDAYRLDSLDAPLGADGSGTPRLVADAVGSIDPELEHITNREALRVVVAGLPRREQDVLRMRFFESMTQSQIAERIGVSQMQVSRILANTLRALRDQLE, from the coding sequence ATCACTGCCCCGGTTACTGCACCTACCACCGTCCGGCAACCGGTCGCCGGCAGAAGATCGGACGACTCTTACGACGACGTGGTCGAAATGTTCGTGGCGCTGCGTCACATGCCGGCCGAGTCCCATGAGTACGGCCGCCAACGCGAACTGATCGTGCAACGGTGCCTGCCCCTGGCTGACCACGTCGCCAGCCACTTCGCCCGGCGCGGCGAAGGCATCGACGACCTGACCCAGGTCGCGCGCCTGGGGTTGATGAACGCCATCAACCGCTTCGACCCCGACAAGGGACCCAGCTTCATCGGTTTCGCTGTGCCCACAATGATGGGCGAGGTCCGGCGCTACTTTCGCGACTACAGCTGGGGGATGCGCGTGCCGCGCCGGTTGCGCGAGCTGCACGTCCAGATCAGCAGGATCACCGGGGAGCTGGCACAGAAACTGGGGCGTGCGCCCACCGCCGGTGAGCTCTCGCAGGCGCTGGAGGTTCCGCACGAGGAGATCGTCGAATGTCTGGTAGCCGGCGACGCCTACCGGCTCGATTCCCTCGACGCGCCGCTGGGCGCCGACGGTTCGGGCACCCCTCGACTGGTCGCCGACGCGGTCGGCAGCATCGACCCCGAGCTCGAGCACATCACCAACCGCGAGGCGCTGCGCGTGGTGGTTGCCGGGCTGCCGCGGCGCGAGCAGGACGTTCTGCGGATGCGGTTCTTCGAATCGATGACACAGAGCCAGATCGCCGAGCGGATCGGGGTGTCGCAGATGCAGGTCTCGCGGATCCTTGCCAACACGCTGCGCGCCCTGCGCGACCAGCTGGAATAA
- a CDS encoding DUF5073 family protein, with product MTGFDHDRVVRVVGGALAGPGGVALVVKVFCGVPGVTLVPARRGVFRAQPERIQIGDWRYEVTADGRLSAAHVVNGIVLAEEVVAAAMVGPHITRALGQLVTSYGATIVPNIDAALDVLETEAGF from the coding sequence ATGACCGGATTCGATCACGACCGGGTCGTCCGTGTGGTCGGCGGCGCGCTGGCCGGGCCCGGGGGAGTCGCATTGGTGGTCAAGGTCTTCTGCGGGGTCCCCGGTGTAACCCTCGTGCCGGCGCGCCGCGGCGTCTTCCGGGCGCAGCCGGAGCGGATCCAGATCGGCGACTGGCGCTACGAGGTCACCGCCGACGGGCGCCTGAGTGCCGCCCACGTGGTGAACGGCATCGTTCTCGCCGAGGAGGTGGTTGCCGCCGCCATGGTGGGTCCGCACATCACCAGGGCGCTCGGGCAGCTGGTGACCAGCTACGGCGCCACGATTGTTCCCAATATCGATGCGGCTCTTGACGTTTTGGAAACAGAAGCCGGCTTCTGA
- a CDS encoding class I SAM-dependent methyltransferase, whose product MAEADRRRWDERYLTKGTPADAIEPPGVLSRYADVFPTGGRGLDLACGQGQGAVWLAARGMEVLGLDVSPVAIGQARDLARRHGVADRCRFDVADFDDGLPNGPPADVIVCHRFRDRRLDRAIIDRLAPGGLLAITALSEMGAAPGPFRVAAGELPAAFAELDLVAAGEGEGLAWLLASRA is encoded by the coding sequence ATGGCCGAGGCGGACCGGCGCCGGTGGGACGAGCGGTACCTGACGAAAGGCACGCCGGCGGACGCGATCGAGCCGCCCGGTGTGCTGTCGCGTTACGCGGACGTATTCCCGACGGGCGGAAGGGGTCTGGACCTGGCCTGTGGTCAGGGGCAGGGGGCTGTGTGGCTGGCGGCGCGGGGCATGGAGGTGCTGGGGCTCGACGTCTCGCCGGTCGCGATCGGGCAGGCGCGGGATCTGGCGCGGCGCCATGGCGTCGCCGACCGCTGCCGTTTCGACGTCGCCGACTTCGACGACGGCCTGCCGAACGGTCCGCCCGCGGACGTGATCGTCTGCCACAGGTTCCGCGACCGCCGGCTCGACCGGGCGATCATCGATCGGCTGGCACCTGGCGGCCTGCTGGCGATAACCGCCCTGAGCGAAATGGGCGCTGCCCCCGGGCCGTTCCGGGTGGCGGCCGGTGAACTGCCGGCCGCGTTCGCAGAGCTCGACCTGGTCGCCGCCGGCGAAGGAGAGGGCCTCGCCTGGCTGCTCGCCTCGCGCGCCTAA
- a CDS encoding SDR family NAD(P)-dependent oxidoreductase — MSEKNILAGRAAVVSGGSRGIGRAVVELLCDLGAGVVVNGRDTDAVEETVAAVTASGGSATAVVGPADDESVAAALVDECVSAFGRLDALINCAGAAEPQGSSILTISPQEFDHLIGAHLGTTFHTCRAAARVMADQGHGAIVNTGSVAFLGSYGGTGYPAGKGAVNGLTVAIAAELKGRGVRANVVCPGARTRLSTGPEYEKHIRRLRERGMLDEMTMRASLDSPPPEFVAPIYAYLVSDLSRDVTGQIFVAAGGFVGEFVRPTPRVLGYRDHHDAGPWSVQDLHTMIADTATG, encoded by the coding sequence ATGAGCGAGAAGAACATTCTGGCGGGACGCGCCGCGGTGGTTTCCGGCGGGAGCCGGGGGATCGGACGCGCCGTCGTCGAACTGCTCTGCGATCTGGGGGCCGGCGTGGTCGTCAACGGGCGTGACACCGATGCGGTCGAAGAGACCGTCGCCGCGGTCACGGCGTCGGGGGGTAGCGCCACCGCGGTGGTCGGACCCGCCGACGACGAATCTGTGGCCGCCGCGCTCGTCGACGAATGCGTCAGCGCCTTCGGACGGCTGGATGCACTCATCAACTGCGCGGGCGCCGCGGAGCCGCAAGGCTCCTCGATCCTGACGATCTCGCCACAAGAATTCGACCATCTCATCGGCGCCCACCTGGGCACGACGTTCCACACGTGCCGGGCGGCGGCCCGCGTCATGGCCGATCAGGGACACGGGGCCATCGTCAACACCGGCTCGGTGGCATTTCTGGGCTCCTACGGGGGAACCGGCTACCCCGCGGGCAAAGGCGCGGTCAACGGGCTGACCGTCGCCATCGCCGCCGAACTGAAGGGCCGCGGGGTGCGGGCCAACGTGGTGTGTCCCGGCGCGAGGACGCGGCTGTCCACGGGCCCCGAATACGAGAAGCACATTCGCCGCCTGCGCGAGCGCGGCATGCTCGACGAGATGACCATGCGCGCATCGCTGGACAGCCCCCCGCCCGAATTCGTGGCGCCGATCTACGCCTACCTGGTCAGCGACCTGTCCCGCGACGTCACCGGCCAGATCTTCGTCGCGGCAGGCGGATTCGTCGGCGAATTCGTTCGGCCGACGCCCCGCGTGCTGGGCTACCGCGACCACCATGACGCCGGACCGTGGTCGGTGCAGGACCTGCACACGATGATCGCAGACACGGCTACCGGCTGA
- a CDS encoding TetR/AcrR family transcriptional regulator produces the protein MRSHGWAGNTPSSDEEAIERILNAAEKIIDERGSAMRIADVARALGVTRQTVYRYFPGTEALLVATAMRSADGFLDHLATRIRGVTDPVVALTEGMAFAIEELASDNQVDFVLNQRHRGGQKVSIVSDTALAFGRSMLHRYDIDWTAYGFDQADLDELNEFCLRLLHSFLADPGRPPRTGADLRRYLTRWIGPAIAYPRLARAMDALQGAELPRSRRRAPQAS, from the coding sequence ATGCGCAGTCACGGTTGGGCGGGTAACACGCCCTCCTCCGACGAGGAGGCGATCGAACGCATCCTCAACGCCGCCGAGAAGATCATCGACGAGCGCGGGTCAGCGATGCGGATCGCCGACGTGGCGCGCGCTCTCGGCGTGACGCGGCAGACGGTCTACCGATACTTCCCCGGGACCGAGGCCCTGCTGGTCGCGACGGCGATGCGCTCGGCCGACGGCTTTCTCGATCATCTGGCCACCCGGATCCGGGGCGTGACCGACCCGGTCGTCGCGCTCACCGAGGGGATGGCGTTCGCCATCGAGGAACTGGCCTCCGACAACCAGGTCGACTTCGTGCTCAACCAGCGCCACCGCGGCGGTCAGAAAGTCTCGATAGTCTCCGACACCGCGCTGGCGTTCGGTCGGTCCATGCTGCATCGCTACGACATCGATTGGACGGCTTACGGTTTCGACCAGGCAGACCTCGACGAGCTAAACGAATTCTGCCTGCGGTTGCTGCACTCGTTCCTCGCCGACCCGGGCCGACCGCCCCGCACCGGCGCCGATCTGCGCCGCTATCTCACCCGCTGGATCGGGCCGGCGATCGCCTACCCGCGGCTGGCGCGCGCCATGGATGCGCTACAGGGCGCCGAGCTGCCGCGATCGCGCCGTCGTGCTCCGCAAGCCTCCTGA
- a CDS encoding nitroreductase family deazaflavin-dependent oxidoreductase, producing the protein MNPLRRVARNPTAYRRLILDAWPLAEGLESVLRFATGGRRGVLDLAGLPSAQITTKGRKTGLARTATVHYVAAADGLLVVGSNWGRPDHPSWSANVKAAERVIVRRRGQRLEAKARLLTGDERARAWATVVAQWPNYQIAQDRAGGRRFRVFLLTPTS; encoded by the coding sequence ATGAATCCGCTGCGGCGGGTGGCGCGCAACCCGACTGCCTACCGCCGGCTCATTCTCGATGCGTGGCCGCTGGCCGAAGGTCTGGAGTCCGTGCTGCGATTCGCCACCGGCGGGCGACGAGGGGTGCTGGACCTTGCCGGACTGCCCAGCGCGCAGATCACCACGAAGGGCCGCAAGACCGGGCTCGCCAGGACAGCGACGGTCCACTACGTCGCGGCCGCCGACGGGCTGCTGGTGGTCGGCTCCAACTGGGGCAGGCCAGACCACCCGTCGTGGTCGGCGAATGTCAAGGCCGCAGAACGGGTTATCGTGCGCCGACGCGGCCAGCGCTTGGAGGCGAAAGCGCGTCTGCTCACCGGGGACGAGCGCGCCCGGGCATGGGCCACGGTTGTCGCGCAGTGGCCGAACTACCAGATCGCGCAGGACCGCGCCGGTGGCCGTCGGTTCCGCGTCTTCCTGCTGACACCCACGTCGTGA